AGTTCCGGAGGTCGAGTCGCTCGAAGTTCACAGGTACTCCTCCATGGACGCCTGTCCCTTGCCGTCGGCGTCGGGGCCAAGGGGTGTATCGTCGCCGTCGCCGTCGTCACCGGCTGTTTCGGGTTCGACAGCGTTGCCGCCGCCCCCGGTCGCTCCGGCGTCATCGGTCGCCCCGGCGTCGTCCGTTGTCTCGGCGTCGTCGACGACTCCGTCTGCCGACTCGGTCCCCGGGTCATCGGCCACCCCGCCGTCCAGCGCCGCGCCGGCCCCGCTTCCGTCCCCGGTCGCGTCGTCGCTCTCCGGGGCCGACTCGAAGGCGTCCGGGTCCCCGAGCAACTCCCCGACGCGGCGTTCGATTTCCTCCGCGACGTTCGAATCCGCGACCGACCCCGCCCGGATCGTCCCGTCGAGCTCGCGGGCCGCGTCGCTGAGGCCCAACTCGCCGATACGCTCCTCGACGGCCGCGTCGGGGTCGCCGAAGGAGACGTCGAGATCGACGTCGGCCGCCTCGAACTCACGTCGGTCGGTCACCCGGGCGACCAACGCTCCCTCGTCGGTGGCGAAGGACTCAATCCGAGCCGGCGCGACAGCCTCGCCGTCGCCCTCGATCGAGACGTGGACGACCGCCCTCTCGAGGTCGTGTTCGCGGAGCCGATCGTGGACCCGTTCTACACCCTCGCCCTCGGCGAGGTCGAGATCGACGAAGACGAACGGTCGGGTCTCGATCCCCCGCCGCGAGATCCGGACGTCGCCGTCGAACGCGACGAGGTTGTAGCCGCGTTCGTCGCGTTCGCCGGCGCTCGCGCGCTCCGTGGAGCCCGGATAGGTGGCCCACGCCCCCGTCACTTCTTGTTTGGTCGGCGCGTGTTCGTCGCCCAAAAGCACCGCGTCGAATTCGACTGACGCCGACTCCAACACTGCTTCGAGGTCCCACTCGACGTTGCCGTAGTCGGGGACGAGCGGCTCGAAGCGGCCGTGCGAGACGAGTGCCGCGTGGTCGGCGTCGTGGGGGGCGAACCCGTACTCGAGGTCCTCGCGTCGGGAGCGCGGAACGAAATCGAGCCCGTAGAAGGCGGTGTCGCCGACCACGGTCGGTTCCTCGCCCAGCCGCGTCGCCAGCCCCATCGCCTCGAAGAGGTCGAGCCACTGCGCTGAGCGCTTGGCCTCGTGGTTTCCGACGACGGCGAGAAACGGGATGTCGGCCTCCGAGAGCGTCTCGAGGACGTCCCGCGTCCCCAGAAGGTCCGAGAGGCCCGGGCGGCGGTCGTGAAAGAGATCCCCAGCGTGGACGACGGCGTCGACTCCGTCATCGGTCGCGTCCTCGATCACCCGTCGGAACGCATCGAGGAAGTCAGCCCGCCGCTCGGTGCTGTGGTACTGTCGGTACCCGAGGTGGGTGTCGGCGGTGTGAAGCACCCGTGTCATCGAAAAAAGGGTTCGCCGCCGCGTCTTAAATCGGTTCCGTGACCGCGGTGAAAGTGATCGTCGCCTCGGTCGGCCCGGGCGACGGCGGGCCGGTCGCCATCGCCATCGCCGTCGTCCGCCTCGTCGTCACCGCCGGGTCGATATGCGCCCGCCGCCGCCCAGCGGAACAGGCGAAACGCCTCGAGTGCACGCCGCCCGCGGCGCTCGAGAGACGGGTCGTCGGTCGCCTCGACGGCCGCTGCAAGTTGGTCGGTCCCGGTCGTCTCCGCGAACCGGGCCGCGGCCTCGATTTCGTCCGTCACCTCGACCGCCCGCTCGATGACGGCGGCTTCGCCGTTCCCGGCGAGCCGTCTCAGTGAGGCTTTCACCCGCGTCGCCTCCGGCGTGTCGTCGCACACGGTACGTGCCAGTGGCTGCCTTTCGGTATATAAATTCTCCGTCGCGGTGGCCGTCGGCACGCGCGCCGCCGTCGCTCGGCGCGTGGATTCGCCACGACGTAGGCCCGAGGTCGACGCCCCGCGTCGATACGGTTCGGGGCCGACGGCGACAGCGTCGACGCTCAGCTCGGCTGCGGCTCGGCGTCGATGTTGAGCGCGTACACTCGCTTCCGGGCGTCGGTGAACGAGAACCGCGATTCCACGGCGTCGACTTCCTCGAGCCGGGTAATCGCGTACCGAACCGTCCGGGAGGGAAGCATCGTCTCCGCCGCCAGTTGGCTCTGTGTCAGCCGCTCGTTGTACTCGAGGACCTTCGCGACCAGTTTCGCGCTCGGCGGGAGGTCGGCGACGGCCTCCCAGCCGACGCCCGGTCCCCCGCCGAATTCGGTTGCGCTCATCGTCGCACCGTACATTATGTCGCAACATAATATTTTCTATCCATATATATGACTTCAAGTTATATTGGATTCGGCGACGCAACGGCTACGCCGTGGCGGCTGCATCGCCGGACGCGAGCGGGTTGAGGGGTCGATTCAACATCTGGCACCACCCGAAGCCTCTTATGAGTACGGGCGCTATAAAGCCAGTAATGAGCGATACTGTTGACGACGTCGACCTGCCCTACGAGGACGGCGCGTCACAGCAGCAAAAGCTAGAGGCGCTCGAGGAGCGTCTGGAGATTCTCGAACAGCAGAACGACGAGATGCGGGACAAACTCCTCGACGCCAACGCGGAGAACAACAAATACCAACAGAAACTCGAGCGGCTGACCCACGAGAACAAGAAACTCAAACAGTCGCCGTTGTTCGTCGCCACGGTACAGGAACTCACCGATGAGGG
The genomic region above belongs to Natronomonas moolapensis 8.8.11 and contains:
- the mre11 gene encoding DNA double-strand break repair protein Mre11 — protein: MTRVLHTADTHLGYRQYHSTERRADFLDAFRRVIEDATDDGVDAVVHAGDLFHDRRPGLSDLLGTRDVLETLSEADIPFLAVVGNHEAKRSAQWLDLFEAMGLATRLGEEPTVVGDTAFYGLDFVPRSRREDLEYGFAPHDADHAALVSHGRFEPLVPDYGNVEWDLEAVLESASVEFDAVLLGDEHAPTKQEVTGAWATYPGSTERASAGERDERGYNLVAFDGDVRISRRGIETRPFVFVDLDLAEGEGVERVHDRLREHDLERAVVHVSIEGDGEAVAPARIESFATDEGALVARVTDRREFEAADVDLDVSFGDPDAAVEERIGELGLSDAARELDGTIRAGSVADSNVAEEIERRVGELLGDPDAFESAPESDDATGDGSGAGAALDGGVADDPGTESADGVVDDAETTDDAGATDDAGATGGGGNAVEPETAGDDGDGDDTPLGPDADGKGQASMEEYL
- a CDS encoding MarR family transcriptional regulator, with amino-acid sequence MSATEFGGGPGVGWEAVADLPPSAKLVAKVLEYNERLTQSQLAAETMLPSRTVRYAITRLEEVDAVESRFSFTDARKRVYALNIDAEPQPS